In one window of Salmo trutta unplaced genomic scaffold, fSalTru1.1, whole genome shotgun sequence DNA:
- the sesn2 gene encoding sestrin-2 isoform X39, with product MTTGCSTIHTTGCHTLHDMTTGCHTLHDMTTGCSTIHTTGCHTLHDMTTGCHTLHDMTTGCHTLHDMTTGCSTIHTTGCHTLHDMTTGCHTLHDMTTGCHTLHDMTTGCHTLHDMTTGCHTLHDMTTGCHTLHDMTTGCSTIHTTGCHTLHDMTTGCHTLHDMTTDCHTLHDMTTGCHTLHDMTTGCHTLHDMTTGCHTLHDMTTGCSTIHTTGCHTLHDMTTGCSTIHTTGCHTLHDMTTGCSTIHTTGCHTLHDMTTGCHTLHDMTTGCSTIHTTGCHTLHDMTTGCSTIHTTGCHTLHDMTTGCHTLHDMTTGCHTLHDMTTGCHTLHDMTTGCHTLHDMTTGCHTLHDMTTGCHTLHDMTTGCHTLHDMATGCHTLHDMTTGCHTLHDMTTGCHTLHDMTTHSECLNPAVQIDHKSMLCLFCSILWLGGGWVVFGQSNLLHIMELG from the exons ATGACTACAG GCTGCTCTACTATACACACTACGGGCTGTCACACGCTACATGACATGACTACGGGCTGTCACACGCTACATGACATGACTACAGGCTGCTCTACTATACACACTACGGGCTGTCACACGCTACATGAC ATGACTACGGGCTGTCACACGCTACATGACATGACTACGGGCTGTCACACGCTACATGACATGACTACAGGCTGCTCTACTATACACACTACGGGCTGTCACACGCTACATGACATGACTACAGGCTGTCACACGCTACATGACATGACTACGGGCTGTCACACGCTACATGACATGACTACGGGCTGTCACACGCTACATGACATGACTACGGGCTGTCACACGCTACATGACATGACTACGGGCTGTCACACGCTACATGACATGACTACAGGCTGCTCTACTATACACACTACGGGCTGTCACACGCTAC ATGACATGACTACGGGCTGTCACACGCTACATGACATGACTACGGACTGTCACACGCTACATGACATGACTACGGGCTGTCACACGCTACATGACATGACTACGGGCTGTCACACGCTACATGACATGACTACGGGCTGTCACACGCTAC ATGACATGACTACAGGCTGCTCTACTATACACACTACGGGCTGTCACACGCTACATGACATGACTACAGGCTGCTCTACTATACACACTACGGGCTGTCACACGCTACATGACATGACTACAGGCTGCTCTACTATACACACTACGGGCTGTCACACGCTACATGACATGACTACGGGCTGTCACACGCTACATGACATGACTACAGGCTGCTCTACTATACACACTACGGGCTGTCACACGCTACATGACATGACTACAGGCTGCTCTACTATACACACTACGGGCTGTCACACGCTACATGACATGACTACGGGCTGTCACACGCTACATGACATGACTACGGGCTGTCACACGCTACATGACATGACTACGGGCTGTCACACGCTACATGACATGACTACGGGCTGTCACACGCTAC ATGACATGACTACGGGCTGTCACACGCTACATGACATGACTACGGGCTGTCACACGCTACATGACATGACTACGGGCTGTCACACGCTAC ATGACATGGCTACGGGCTGTCACACGTTACATGACATGACTACGGGCTGTCACACGCTACATGACATGACCACGGGCTGTCACACGCTACATGACATGACTACACACAGTGAATGTCTGAATCCGGCAGTTCAGATTGATCATAAGTCAATGTTATGTTTATTCTGCTCTATTTTGTGGTTGGGTGGTGGTTGGGTGGTGTTTGGGCAATCAAACCTGCTACACATTATGGAGTTAGGTTGA
- the sesn2 gene encoding sestrin-2 isoform X41 — protein MTTGCSTIHTTGCHTLHDMTTGCHTLHDMTTGCSTIHTTGCHTLHDMTTGCHTLHDMTTGCSTIHTTGCHTLHDMTTGCHTLHDMTTGCHTLHDMTTGCSTIHTTGCHTLHDMTTGCHTLHDMTTGCHTLHDMTTGCHTLHDMTTGCHTLHDMTTGCHTLHDMTTGCSTIHTTGCHTLHDMTTGCSTIHTTGCHTLHDMTTGCSTIHTTGCHTLHDMTTGCSTIHTTGCHTLHDMTTGCSTIHTTGCHTLHDMTTGCHTLHDMTTGCSTIHTTGCHTLHDMTTGCSTIHTTGCHTLHDMTTGCHTLHDMTTGCHTLHDMTTGCHTLHDMTTGCHTLHDMTTGCHTLHDMTTGCHTLHDMTTGCHTLHDMATGCHTLHDMTTGCHTLHDMTTGCHTLHDMTTHSECLNPAVQIDHKSMLCLFCSILWLGGGWVVFGQSNLLHIMELG, from the exons ATGACTACAGGCTGCTCTACTATACACACTACGGGCTGTCACACGCTACATGACATGACTACGGGCTGTCACACGCTACATGACATGACTACAGGCTGCTCTACTATACACACTACGGGCTGTCACACGCTACATGACATGACTACGGGCTGTCACACGCTACATGACATGACTACAGGCTGCTCTACTATACACACTACGGGCTGTCACACGCTACATGAC ATGACTACGGGCTGTCACACGCTACATGACATGACTACGGGCTGTCACACGCTACATGACATGACTACAGGCTGCTCTACTATACACACTACGGGCTGTCACACGCTACATGACATGACTACAGGCTGTCACACGCTACATGACATGACTACGGGCTGTCACACGCTACATGACATGACTACGGGCTGTCACACGCTACATGACATGACTACGGGCTGTCACACGCTACATGACATGACTACGGGCTGTCACACGCTACATGACATGACTACAGGCTGCTCTACTATACACACTACGGGCTGTCACACGCTACATGACATGACTACAGGCTGCTCTACTATACACACTACGGGCTGTCACACGCTAC ATGACATGACTACAGGCTGCTCTACTATACACACTACGGGCTGTCACACGCTACATGACATGACTACAGGCTGCTCTACTATACACACTACGGGCTGTCACACGCTACATGACATGACTACAGGCTGCTCTACTATACACACTACGGGCTGTCACACGCTACATGACATGACTACGGGCTGTCACACGCTACATGACATGACTACAGGCTGCTCTACTATACACACTACGGGCTGTCACACGCTACATGACATGACTACAGGCTGCTCTACTATACACACTACGGGCTGTCACACGCTACATGACATGACTACGGGCTGTCACACGCTACATGACATGACTACGGGCTGTCACACGCTACATGACATGACTACGGGCTGTCACACGCTACATGACATGACTACGGGCTGTCACACGCTAC ATGACATGACTACGGGCTGTCACACGCTACATGACATGACTACGGGCTGTCACACGCTACATGACATGACTACGGGCTGTCACACGCTAC ATGACATGGCTACGGGCTGTCACACGTTACATGACATGACTACGGGCTGTCACACGCTACATGACATGACCACGGGCTGTCACACGCTACATGACATGACTACACACAGTGAATGTCTGAATCCGGCAGTTCAGATTGATCATAAGTCAATGTTATGTTTATTCTGCTCTATTTTGTGGTTGGGTGGTGGTTGGGTGGTGTTTGGGCAATCAAACCTGCTACACATTATGGAGTTAGGTTGA
- the sesn2 gene encoding sestrin-2 isoform X15 has product MALEPLTDGLCESNGGRTTDSEVPRPTSRHQPELGPNPNNFSRLCSRDEAERAEALEELTQNVMSRLGLDRPGSARLDKHTLLQLLRVSRSCPLQEVRERAAELLRTAQERGVEIPQALASGPSAFIPAQVILEEGPDEEVLIEAFLSLGRFDHITMVMALHPTYLSCFLRTQHALLELDGPLPRPWRHYIVVMAAARHQCSYLVQQHSAGFLEAGGEESWLEGLQHTHPKIRCLHTLNKLLAHRPWLITQQHIQELVCPGADARWSLAELIHAVVLMTHSHSLSSFVWGCGLHPEPDHVGGHAFCPPSPSNNMPQSSHSPAPEDGKPEDGVTEVEVLMKRMVELQQQEEECSQEEMITRFERERSESIPTAVVRGAPSDLVLRLVEDAEFIYEDFSIRGEQSPPTMRAQDYSWEDHGFSLVNRLLPDMGQLLEEKFQVVCGLTYNRMAMHKDVDTYTLRKALWNYIHCLYGIRYDDYDYGEVNVLLERGLKMFVKTVACHPEQTTERVYSAYWRLFRHSEKVHVNLLLMEARLQAALLYTLRAVTRYMTTGCHTLHDMTTGCHTLHDMTTDCHTLHDMTTGCHTLHDMTTGCHTLHDMTTGCHTLHDMTTGCSTIHTTGCHTLHDMTTGCSTIHTTGCHTLHDMTTGCSTIHTTGCHTLHDMTTGCHTLHDMTTGCSTIHTTGCHTLHDMTTGCSTIHTTGCHTLHDMTTGCHTLHDMTTGCHTLHDMTTGCHTLHDMTTGCHTLHDMTTGCHTLHDMTTGCHTLHDMTTGCHTLHDMTTGCHTLHDYGLSHAT; this is encoded by the exons ATGGCGCTAGAACCACTGACGGACGGGCTCTGCGAATCTAATGGAGGAAGAACCACCGACTCCGAAGTTCCCAGACCTACAAGCCGACATCAACCCGAACTGGGGCCGAACCCGAATAACTTTTCTCGGCTGTGCAGCAGGGACGAGGCGGAGAGGGCAGAGGCGCTGGAAGAACTGACCCAGAACGTCATGTCCCGGTTGGGTCTGGACCGACCCGGTTCTGCTCGTCTCGATAAACACACTCTCCTGCAGCTGCTGCGGGTCTCCCGGTCCTGCCCCTTACAGGAGGTCCGAGAGAGGGCAGCGGAACTGCTGCGGACTGCACAG gagcgAGGTGTTGAGATTCCTCAGGCTTTGGCCTCCGGTCCGAGTGCCTTCATCCCTGCACAagtg ATTTTGGAGGAGGGGCCAGATGAGGAAGTTCTGATAGAAGCCTTCCTCTCATTGGGCCGTTTTGACCACATCACCATGGTGATGGCCCTTCACCCCACCTACCTCAGCTGCTTCCTGCGTACCCAGCATGCTTTGCTGGAGCTGGATGGCCCGCTGCCTCGCCCCTGGAGGCACTACATCGTTGTCATG gcCGCAGCTCGTCACCAGTGTTCCTACCTTGTCCAACAGCATAGTGCAGGGTTCCTGGAGGCAGGGGGGGAGGAGAGCTGGCTGGAGGGgctccaacacacacaccccaaaataCGCTGCCTACACACACTCAACAAGCTGCTGGCACACAGACCCTGGCTCATCACACAACAGcacatacag GAGTTGGTGTGTCCTGGGGCGGACGCTCGTTGGTCATTGGCTGAGCTGATCCACGCAGTTGTCCTGATGACTCACTCTCATTCGCTGTCCTCCTTCGTTTGGGGGTGTGGCCTACACCCTGAGCCCGACCACGTAGGAGGCCACGCCTTCTGCCCGCCATCACCATCCAATAACATGCCGCAAAGCTCTCACAGTCCCGCCCCTGAGGACGGCAAGCCAGAG gaTGGAGTGACGGAGGTGGAGGTATTGATGAAGAGGATGGTGGAGTTACaacagcaggaggaggagtgTAGTCAGGAAGAGATGATCACTCGCtttgagagggagaggagcgagagcATACCtactg cagtggtaCGGGGAGCCCCCTCTGACTTGGTGTTGAGGTTGGTGGAGGATGCAGAGTTCATCTATGAAGACTTCTCCATCCGAGGAGAACAGTCACCTCCTACCATGAGAGcacag gaCTACTCATGGGAAGACCATGGATTCTCCCTCGTGAACAGACTGTTACCAGACATGGGCCAATTACTTGAGGAGAAGTTCCAG GTTGTGTGTGGTCTAACCTACAACAGGATGGCGATGCACAAAGATgtggacacatacacactccgCAAGGCTCTCTGGAACTACATACACTGCCTCTACGGAATACg gtaCGATGACTACGACTACGGAGAGGTGAATGTGTTGTTGGAGCGAGGCCTCAAGATGTTTGTGAAAACGGTAGCGTGTCATCCAGAACAGACTACAGAAAGGGTCTACTCTGCCTACTGGAGACTCTTCAGACACTCTGAGAAG GTCCATGTCAACCTGCTGCTGATGGAGGCTCGACTACAGGCTGCTCTACTATACACACTACGGGCTGTCACACGCTACATGAC TACGGGCTGTCACACGCTACATGACATGACTACGGGCTGTCACACGCTACATGACATGACTACGGACTGTCACACGCTACATGACATGACTACGGGCTGTCACACGCTACATGACATGACTACGGGCTGTCACACGCTACATGACATGACTACGGGCTGTCACACGCTAC ATGACATGACTACAGGCTGCTCTACTATACACACTACGGGCTGTCACACGCTACATGACATGACTACAGGCTGCTCTACTATACACACTACGGGCTGTCACACGCTACATGACATGACTACAGGCTGCTCTACTATACACACTACGGGCTGTCACACGCTACATGACATGACTACGGGCTGTCACACGCTACATGACATGACTACAGGCTGCTCTACTATACACACTACGGGCTGTCACACGCTACATGACATGACTACAGGCTGCTCTACTATACACACTACGGGCTGTCACACGCTACATGACATGACTACGGGCTGTCACACGCTACATGACATGACTACGGGCTGTCACACGCTACATGACATGACTACGGGCTGTCACACGCTACATGACATGACTACGGGCTGTCACACGCTAC ATGACATGACTACGGGCTGTCACACGCTACATGACATGACTACGGGCTGTCACACGCTACATGACATGACTACGGGCTGTCACACGCTACATGACATGACTACGGGCTGTCACACGCTAC ATGACTACGGGCTGTCACACGCTACATGA
- the sesn2 gene encoding sestrin-2 isoform X11, producing the protein MALEPLTDGLCESNGGRTTDSEVPRPTSRHQPELGPNPNNFSRLCSRDEAERAEALEELTQNVMSRLGLDRPGSARLDKHTLLQLLRVSRSCPLQEVRERAAELLRTAQERGVEIPQALASGPSAFIPAQVILEEGPDEEVLIEAFLSLGRFDHITMVMALHPTYLSCFLRTQHALLELDGPLPRPWRHYIVVMAAARHQCSYLVQQHSAGFLEAGGEESWLEGLQHTHPKIRCLHTLNKLLAHRPWLITQQHIQELVCPGADARWSLAELIHAVVLMTHSHSLSSFVWGCGLHPEPDHVGGHAFCPPSPSNNMPQSSHSPAPEDGKPEDGVTEVEVLMKRMVELQQQEEECSQEEMITRFERERSESIPTAVVRGAPSDLVLRLVEDAEFIYEDFSIRGEQSPPTMRAQDYSWEDHGFSLVNRLLPDMGQLLEEKFQVVCGLTYNRMAMHKDVDTYTLRKALWNYIHCLYGIRYDDYDYGEVNVLLERGLKMFVKTVACHPEQTTERVYSAYWRLFRHSEKVHVNLLLMEARLQAALLYTLRAVTRYMTTGCHTLHDMTTGCHTLHDMTTDCHTLHDMTTGCHTLHDMTTGCHTLHDMTTGCHTLHDMTTGCSTIHTTGCHTLHDMTTGCSTIHTTGCHTLHDMTTGCSTIHTTGCHTLHDMTTGCHTLHDMTTGCSTIHTTGCHTLHDMTTGCSTIHTTGCHTLHDMTTGCHTLHDMTTGCHTLHDMTTGCHTLHDMTTGCHTLHDMTTGCHTLHDMTTGCHTLHDMTTGCHTLHDMTTGCHTLRDMTTAVTRYVT; encoded by the exons ATGGCGCTAGAACCACTGACGGACGGGCTCTGCGAATCTAATGGAGGAAGAACCACCGACTCCGAAGTTCCCAGACCTACAAGCCGACATCAACCCGAACTGGGGCCGAACCCGAATAACTTTTCTCGGCTGTGCAGCAGGGACGAGGCGGAGAGGGCAGAGGCGCTGGAAGAACTGACCCAGAACGTCATGTCCCGGTTGGGTCTGGACCGACCCGGTTCTGCTCGTCTCGATAAACACACTCTCCTGCAGCTGCTGCGGGTCTCCCGGTCCTGCCCCTTACAGGAGGTCCGAGAGAGGGCAGCGGAACTGCTGCGGACTGCACAG gagcgAGGTGTTGAGATTCCTCAGGCTTTGGCCTCCGGTCCGAGTGCCTTCATCCCTGCACAagtg ATTTTGGAGGAGGGGCCAGATGAGGAAGTTCTGATAGAAGCCTTCCTCTCATTGGGCCGTTTTGACCACATCACCATGGTGATGGCCCTTCACCCCACCTACCTCAGCTGCTTCCTGCGTACCCAGCATGCTTTGCTGGAGCTGGATGGCCCGCTGCCTCGCCCCTGGAGGCACTACATCGTTGTCATG gcCGCAGCTCGTCACCAGTGTTCCTACCTTGTCCAACAGCATAGTGCAGGGTTCCTGGAGGCAGGGGGGGAGGAGAGCTGGCTGGAGGGgctccaacacacacaccccaaaataCGCTGCCTACACACACTCAACAAGCTGCTGGCACACAGACCCTGGCTCATCACACAACAGcacatacag GAGTTGGTGTGTCCTGGGGCGGACGCTCGTTGGTCATTGGCTGAGCTGATCCACGCAGTTGTCCTGATGACTCACTCTCATTCGCTGTCCTCCTTCGTTTGGGGGTGTGGCCTACACCCTGAGCCCGACCACGTAGGAGGCCACGCCTTCTGCCCGCCATCACCATCCAATAACATGCCGCAAAGCTCTCACAGTCCCGCCCCTGAGGACGGCAAGCCAGAG gaTGGAGTGACGGAGGTGGAGGTATTGATGAAGAGGATGGTGGAGTTACaacagcaggaggaggagtgTAGTCAGGAAGAGATGATCACTCGCtttgagagggagaggagcgagagcATACCtactg cagtggtaCGGGGAGCCCCCTCTGACTTGGTGTTGAGGTTGGTGGAGGATGCAGAGTTCATCTATGAAGACTTCTCCATCCGAGGAGAACAGTCACCTCCTACCATGAGAGcacag gaCTACTCATGGGAAGACCATGGATTCTCCCTCGTGAACAGACTGTTACCAGACATGGGCCAATTACTTGAGGAGAAGTTCCAG GTTGTGTGTGGTCTAACCTACAACAGGATGGCGATGCACAAAGATgtggacacatacacactccgCAAGGCTCTCTGGAACTACATACACTGCCTCTACGGAATACg gtaCGATGACTACGACTACGGAGAGGTGAATGTGTTGTTGGAGCGAGGCCTCAAGATGTTTGTGAAAACGGTAGCGTGTCATCCAGAACAGACTACAGAAAGGGTCTACTCTGCCTACTGGAGACTCTTCAGACACTCTGAGAAG GTCCATGTCAACCTGCTGCTGATGGAGGCTCGACTACAGGCTGCTCTACTATACACACTACGGGCTGTCACACGCTACATGAC TACGGGCTGTCACACGCTACATGACATGACTACGGGCTGTCACACGCTACATGACATGACTACGGACTGTCACACGCTACATGACATGACTACGGGCTGTCACACGCTACATGACATGACTACGGGCTGTCACACGCTACATGACATGACTACGGGCTGTCACACGCTAC ATGACATGACTACAGGCTGCTCTACTATACACACTACGGGCTGTCACACGCTACATGACATGACTACAGGCTGCTCTACTATACACACTACGGGCTGTCACACGCTACATGACATGACTACAGGCTGCTCTACTATACACACTACGGGCTGTCACACGCTACATGACATGACTACGGGCTGTCACACGCTACATGACATGACTACAGGCTGCTCTACTATACACACTACGGGCTGTCACACGCTACATGACATGACTACAGGCTGCTCTACTATACACACTACGGGCTGTCACACGCTACATGACATGACTACGGGCTGTCACACGCTACATGACATGACTACGGGCTGTCACACGCTACATGACATGACTACGGGCTGTCACACGCTACATGACATGACTACGGGCTGTCACACGCTAC ATGACATGACTACGGGCTGTCACACGCTACATGACATGACTACGGGCTGTCACACGCTACATGACATGACTACGGGCTGTCACACGCTACATGACATGACTACGGGCTGTCACACGCTAC GTGACATGACTACGGCTGTCACACGCTACGTGACATGA
- the sesn2 gene encoding sestrin-2 isoform X14, translating to MALEPLTDGLCESNGGRTTDSEVPRPTSRHQPELGPNPNNFSRLCSRDEAERAEALEELTQNVMSRLGLDRPGSARLDKHTLLQLLRVSRSCPLQEVRERAAELLRTAQERGVEIPQALASGPSAFIPAQVILEEGPDEEVLIEAFLSLGRFDHITMVMALHPTYLSCFLRTQHALLELDGPLPRPWRHYIVVMAAARHQCSYLVQQHSAGFLEAGGEESWLEGLQHTHPKIRCLHTLNKLLAHRPWLITQQHIQELVCPGADARWSLAELIHAVVLMTHSHSLSSFVWGCGLHPEPDHVGGHAFCPPSPSNNMPQSSHSPAPEDGKPEDGVTEVEVLMKRMVELQQQEEECSQEEMITRFERERSESIPTAVVRGAPSDLVLRLVEDAEFIYEDFSIRGEQSPPTMRAQDYSWEDHGFSLVNRLLPDMGQLLEEKFQVVCGLTYNRMAMHKDVDTYTLRKALWNYIHCLYGIRYDDYDYGEVNVLLERGLKMFVKTVACHPEQTTERVYSAYWRLFRHSEKVHVNLLLMEARLQAALLYTLRAVTRYMTTGCHTLHDMTTGCHTLHDMTTDCHTLHDMTTGCHTLHDMTTGCHTLHDMTTGCHTLHDMTTGCSTIHTTGCHTLHDMTTGCSTIHTTGCHTLHDMTTGCSTIHTTGCHTLHDMTTGCHTLHDMTTGCSTIHTTGCHTLHDMTTGCSTIHTTGCHTLHDMTTGCHTLHDMTTGCHTLHDMTTGCHTLHDMTTGCHTLHDMTTGCHTLHDMTTGCHTLHDMTTGCHTLHDMTTGCHTLHDYGLSHAT from the exons ATGGCGCTAGAACCACTGACGGACGGGCTCTGCGAATCTAATGGAGGAAGAACCACCGACTCCGAAGTTCCCAGACCTACAAGCCGACATCAACCCGAACTGGGGCCGAACCCGAATAACTTTTCTCGGCTGTGCAGCAGGGACGAGGCGGAGAGGGCAGAGGCGCTGGAAGAACTGACCCAGAACGTCATGTCCCGGTTGGGTCTGGACCGACCCGGTTCTGCTCGTCTCGATAAACACACTCTCCTGCAGCTGCTGCGGGTCTCCCGGTCCTGCCCCTTACAGGAGGTCCGAGAGAGGGCAGCGGAACTGCTGCGGACTGCACAG gagcgAGGTGTTGAGATTCCTCAGGCTTTGGCCTCCGGTCCGAGTGCCTTCATCCCTGCACAagtg ATTTTGGAGGAGGGGCCAGATGAGGAAGTTCTGATAGAAGCCTTCCTCTCATTGGGCCGTTTTGACCACATCACCATGGTGATGGCCCTTCACCCCACCTACCTCAGCTGCTTCCTGCGTACCCAGCATGCTTTGCTGGAGCTGGATGGCCCGCTGCCTCGCCCCTGGAGGCACTACATCGTTGTCATG gcCGCAGCTCGTCACCAGTGTTCCTACCTTGTCCAACAGCATAGTGCAGGGTTCCTGGAGGCAGGGGGGGAGGAGAGCTGGCTGGAGGGgctccaacacacacaccccaaaataCGCTGCCTACACACACTCAACAAGCTGCTGGCACACAGACCCTGGCTCATCACACAACAGcacatacag GAGTTGGTGTGTCCTGGGGCGGACGCTCGTTGGTCATTGGCTGAGCTGATCCACGCAGTTGTCCTGATGACTCACTCTCATTCGCTGTCCTCCTTCGTTTGGGGGTGTGGCCTACACCCTGAGCCCGACCACGTAGGAGGCCACGCCTTCTGCCCGCCATCACCATCCAATAACATGCCGCAAAGCTCTCACAGTCCCGCCCCTGAGGACGGCAAGCCAGAG gaTGGAGTGACGGAGGTGGAGGTATTGATGAAGAGGATGGTGGAGTTACaacagcaggaggaggagtgTAGTCAGGAAGAGATGATCACTCGCtttgagagggagaggagcgagagcATACCtactg cagtggtaCGGGGAGCCCCCTCTGACTTGGTGTTGAGGTTGGTGGAGGATGCAGAGTTCATCTATGAAGACTTCTCCATCCGAGGAGAACAGTCACCTCCTACCATGAGAGcacag gaCTACTCATGGGAAGACCATGGATTCTCCCTCGTGAACAGACTGTTACCAGACATGGGCCAATTACTTGAGGAGAAGTTCCAG GTTGTGTGTGGTCTAACCTACAACAGGATGGCGATGCACAAAGATgtggacacatacacactccgCAAGGCTCTCTGGAACTACATACACTGCCTCTACGGAATACg gtaCGATGACTACGACTACGGAGAGGTGAATGTGTTGTTGGAGCGAGGCCTCAAGATGTTTGTGAAAACGGTAGCGTGTCATCCAGAACAGACTACAGAAAGGGTCTACTCTGCCTACTGGAGACTCTTCAGACACTCTGAGAAG GTCCATGTCAACCTGCTGCTGATGGAGGCTCGACTACAGGCTGCTCTACTATACACACTACGGGCTGTCACACGCTACATGAC TACGGGCTGTCACACGCTACATGACATGACTACGGGCTGTCACACGCTACATGACATGACTACGGACTGTCACACGCTACATGACATGACTACGGGCTGTCACACGCTACATGACATGACTACGGGCTGTCACACGCTACATGACATGACTACGGGCTGTCACACGCTAC ATGACATGACTACAGGCTGCTCTACTATACACACTACGGGCTGTCACACGCTACATGACATGACTACAGGCTGCTCTACTATACACACTACGGGCTGTCACACGCTACATGACATGACTACAGGCTGCTCTACTATACACACTACGGGCTGTCACACGCTACATGACATGACTACGGGCTGTCACACGCTACATGACATGACTACAGGCTGCTCTACTATACACACTACGGGCTGTCACACGCTACATGACATGACTACAGGCTGCTCTACTATACACACTACGGGCTGTCACACGCTACATGACATGACTACGGGCTGTCACACGCTACATGACATGACTACGGGCTGTCACACGCTACATGACATGACTACGGGCTGTCACACGCTACATGACATGACTACGGGCTGTCACACGCTAC ATGACATGACTACGGGCTGTCACACGCTACATGACATGACTACGGGCTGTCACACGCTACATGACATGACTACGGGCTGTCACACGCTACATGACATGACTACGGGCTGTCACACGCTAC ATGACTACGGACTGTCACACGCTACGTGA